The Marasmius oreades isolate 03SP1 chromosome 2, whole genome shotgun sequence genomic sequence AGCTGTCGGCAATTCAACAAATATTCGGGCTCGTAGGACAAGGTGAACTAACGTTATTCCCGTTTTCGATGAGGGCGCGATCCCACATCGCCACTTCGGCAGCGAAGTTGTTGAATTCCCGTACATGAGTTTCAAGTTCTGAGTGCCATTTGTTCACGATTTCTTCGATCGTTTTTCCTCGGAGCATGGAAGGTGGTGGAACGGCGACTACGGGGGCTACCGACCCAGCTGAACCTTGGTAGATGTATTAAATACATCACCACTCAAAGCGGAGATACTAACTCACTGCTCTTATCAGCCTCCTTTGCCTCAGGCTTTCCTAGTGACACTCCACCTGAGAAACCTAGAAGCTTCTTAATCATGCAGCAGAGGATACTATCGTACCTCGACCTACCTGTGCCTGCATCCTTTTTCTCGTCAGTTTTGAATGCACCAAACAGTCCTCCCGATGCGGTAACAGTAGCTGTAACAAGACTTGATATAATGCTGTGACGAGAACGAGTACTTCCATACCTGGTGGCTTATCATCCTTCTTCTCTGTCGGCTTAGCGGCGCCAAAGAGGCTGCCAGCTGGAGCTGTAACACGAATCAGTACAGTGTTAGGACGAGAACAAGTTGGTCCCTACCTGTGCTAGCGGGGAGCGAGAACCCTGGGGTAACATCGCGAGTTCCTCCAGACGCACTTGTCCCAGTAACAGCGGCTGATGCAGGGGCCGGGCCGGTTGGGGTTGTAGGTTTTCCAAACAGACCACCTGAGAATGTGCTGGGTGCTGTTGTTGCAGTAGCCGAAGAGGACGTGTTTCCAGAGCCTGAAGCCGGATTGGCAGTTGATTTCTCCGCTGGTTTCGTAGATGCACCGAAGAGGCCGCCGCCAAAACCAGGCGCAGCAGAGGTAGCTGAGGACTACGTGAACGAAGATCATCACACTGACATTTCATAGAACCGTACAAGATGTCGGTGCAGCATTGTTTGACTGGCCGAAGACTGAAGGGGAGAAGTCGTTATTGACGGACAATAGTTCGAGTTGTCATTCAACGCACGACTAGGTGTTGCTGGCTGGTGTTCGTTCTTTGAACCTTGGTCTGGTTTCGGTAGTGAAAAAGCACTTCCACTGAACAGAGGGTTAGTCGAAGACTGGGAGGTAGTGGACCCTCCAGTAGACGTGTTCGCCGCCGGTGCAGAAGTGTTTGAGCCACCAAAAAGCCCAGGACCTGCTGCAGGAGTGGAGCCTGTAGAGCCAAAAAGGCTGCCACCTCCGCTGCCACCAGAACCAAATAGGCTTCCTGCCTGAGGTGGTTTTGCTACTCCATGTTGAGCTTACTGTGGGCCCATCGATAGGATGTGACGCACCAGCATTCCCAAACAACCCTGCGGTATTTCCCCCTGCTCCGAATATATTTCCTCCAGTTGAGCCTGTGGAACCCGAAGTAGCACTATTCCCAAACAGGCCACTCATGGTATCGAAGTGAGGGGTAGAGAGGCAGACGCGTGAGAAGTGCATTGTAAACATACTTTGCTCACTACCAGTCCTACAATGCTTCCAACTCCTGTATTTCTAGACGATCCACTCAAGGGAGATAAAACAAACGTTCCGCAGGAATGGGAATTGTTCGTTCACCCCAGAGGATGGGTTTACTTCTGTAACTCTTCCCTCAAAATAACTACTGACCAGGATGTTCGTGACCCTCGAATGTACACCTTAATCCGGGCACAAGCTTCTCAGATCGCCGCCTCCTACAAATGGACAAACGGAATGGAACTTCTACTTCAAGTGAACCACACCGGTGATATCGACTATCTTTTAGCAATCAATCACACCTACTGCGTCGCCTCACAGACCATCGAAGATGTGACACACGAAGCTGTAGGCGTGATGGATGCTAATACTCGTAAGTAGCGTTCATTTCTATGTGGCCTTGGGGTACCTGACACCCCTACCTGGAACAGtcaatcgtcgtcgtcgattGTACTGGAACTACTTGTGGAGTCATCCATCTCATGTTCCTTGCCCATCGCGAGCTATCCCGGATGCGTCTGACGCTCTGAACTGGTTCTATGTAAGTAAATGTACTGTCATGGCCCAAATCTGATTCTTCCTGTCGTCAAGACCGATAACCTCCTCTCCGGGACCCGATGTAATACTCCCTTTTCCAAACCAGAGTGCAAGGAACTCATGAAGGTCCTCAGGGATATGCAAGGTTGGCTTTGTCTCTCGAGAAAGGCTGTTTTCTTCGTCTGATCATATCGCATAGGCCCCTGCAACGCTAATTCCCCTGGGAAGATTGTGTTCTTAGCCTGGTTTCTTCGCGAGGTTTGCAGTTATCGTAATGCAGAATCATATGGTTTGCACACCCGGACATCAATCAGTCCGCGCTCTACTCAAGAAGAGCGCCAGGATGCGAGAAGCGTCGCTCCTCATTTAACTTTGATTCTCTATCTCATAACCaaccttcttttctttgggATACCATGGAGTTACCTTTCTCATGTCAAGGCGTCTTTCAAGTATCACGGTCGATTCATTAGCCTACAGGAAAGCTGGGAGGCCTATGTTCAACGCCTTGTTCGTGAATATTctcatttccttcttgtggTAAGTCATTATTTCTCTACCCTAGGACATGATGCACTTAAATATGTTCTACAGTCTACGGTCCTCCTTTCGTTCGTGCTTCTATGCGCCTGTCCATTTTCGATCCTGAAGACAATTGATAGAGCTACCGTGGGGGTATTGACGATGCCTGAGATCACTTCTGGCTCGCGTGCTGCTGCTATCGTTTCTGCGTTCTTTGCCCTCGGAAGCGTTATTGTCAGCGTGTTTTCGATATGGAGACATCAAGCAAACATGTTACCCTCGGCCGTGGTAAGTGCCTCAGAGGGCATATGGAAGTCATCCCTAGCATTTAAAACTGTTCGCATATAGTTCACCTACATCCGGAACGCGAACCGTCATATACTGGGTTTGCAAGGCCACGCCATGTTATTGAGTGTTCCTCCTGTCCTTCTAGTGTGGGCCATCATAACGTTTACCCTTTCAATCGCGATTTATACGATTCAAGGTGTCGACGATCGCGACAGCTTGAATCGGATTGTCACATGGGTTGCTTTAACGGCCTTTGTGGTTATACTAGGCACGGTGATAGTTACTTTGCACAACACGTTCTCATTAGTATGGCACATAAAAATGTCACTGGGAAGGTCTGTTGGGAGCATTCTCAGAAAATGCATCCGGTGTTGGCAAACCCGTCGAAGTGGCACAGTATCAGTGATTAAAGATGCACCATAAATACTTTCTTCATCCTGTTTACACGACTCTAAACTCAATGTAGATGTAGAATATCAGTTATCGAACATAATAAAACTATGTATTCATCTCATTGGAGGTACTATTCTCCCTTAGTCTGACACATAAGACCATGTCCACGTTTAGTCGCGTTAGAGTCCGCGAAGGGATGTTCATTCCCTCACCGGCAGTCCTTGAAATCATGCCCCTCTCCCAGTTGACGACCCGTCTTCATTCAACAAACAATCTTCCAAGTGTCCCTGCTCAATTCTGTTCGATGATGCGGGATCAGCGTACTGAAGAGGTCAGGTGGGAGATTCTCGAGCATCACATCGTCTGAATATTTTCATGACCGTCGGTTCGGTCGTCAGGTTGATACAACTGATAGGATTTTCGTGACTGACCATCGGACACGTCTGATATCTGGAACACCGGAAGGCATCGAACAGTACTGTCATCgaccctgaagtcggaaaaacggggaagtcggaaaagtGTAATATAGTGAGTGCTAGGCTAGGTTTTTGAGCAGATACActatcaaaaaagaaggagcggGGTCTTATATGCACGCCTGACAATTTTCATGACGGGGGATGGGTTCCTCACTGAGTTGTGGCAGTAGCACAATGAGGGGTCAGTTTTCCGACCAAAAACCGAAGCGTGAGAATATTTCCTAATCAGGAAATCGGCCACTGCAGCACAagtactcatcaacctcTTGCCGTTCTTGGTATGTTACGACCACAAcatacttctccatctcacagaCACCCAGGACTACACCTATAACCATCTTACAAGTCCGTGGAGTCAGGTTTATATAATACACTCAGTTTTTTTCCTGTCATTCTGACCCTAGATTGTAGTGACTACTTCAGgttcagctggacatgccatgggcagggctctcagcacagttatatatacctatcaggcTACCAGAAACTATTATCCTTGGATttttatgattttttttgagtctacacagcccatacctgcaaatatcctagatttttgtgttttacacccaaaaattgtttctagaggggaggaaacatTCCTGTCAGATCTCAGATGATCTTCATTTGCTCCCCTTAGGACCCAACAATGAATTGTAATAGATTTCGGTGCCACCAGTCCACTCTGAATGTacctaaatgaggaaaaactacCAAATTAAGGTCGTCCTCCCACAAGGACAGCCTCTATCAATACAGCTTGCAACAAGAGCATTTAAAATGAATTTATAGGTCCCAGGTGCTCAAACAAAACTCTTATATATGAGATATTGACGATTCTTGGATGATTCATCAATGTGTATGATCGTGTCACATGTAATCACGTTGCCGGCCCGCgatttccgacttcgccgtggggccacgttttcgacaccccctcattaaaaaattTATATCTCAACAGCATCACACCCTACCCACACGAAAATTGGCAGGCatatacctcaaaaggtattctatgcaactgcattgtatttacaggttctggtatgtattttcttaattatataaatatttctccttagattgccgacttcGGGGGCGATGACAGTAAGTAGATCAGAGGTAGTTGAAGTGGTCTCGAAGAAGGTCAGTTTTTATAACATGTTGAAAGTAAAAAGGCGAAGCAGCAAGCCAACGGAGGCAAATGGCATAATTTTTGAAGATGAACATCGGTTATGTTAAAATTTATTATGATGGATTCATGCGAAACCCCATGATTATGGTGAAATTAACCTAAAATCAGCAAAACTCAACATAAAACACACGCATTACGCTACCCTGCAGGAAATTATATTCAAAGGCCAGCATCCTTTGAGGTAACACTCTTTTGCACGCCGGAGATGCCGTCTATTATACTCAACCCATTGACGATTCCAGTAGTCACAATCAAAAATCTTCTGCCTGAAACGAATTCGATGTCAACGTTCATCCAAAAAGCACGTAAGAATAACCTTTATTCTGCTTCGAGACCCATCGCAATGCGGCGATCTCAGTATAGGTACATCCACCGAGGAAGCATACCACAGTTGTGGTCGTCTTTCCCGCGGGTCGTGCTGTGCGCCTCGTCAGATTAGAGGGAGATGTAAACAAAAAGGCCAACGTACAAATCAAACCTCCAGCTGAGGCAACGTTCATATCTACGTCTACGGTTCGTCCTGGTATAAGCGCCAAAATATCCTCAAACCCTTTCCAACCTATGATAGGATGCGCCTGAACCTTCTCACCGCGTCCTCCCTTGCCATCCGCTTGGTTACCGGTCTCAGCCGGGTTACTCAGCACACCTCCTTTTTGAGCGACGCATTGTACCAAACGAATGCTAATGGGTGCCCAGCCTGAGTAAACGTAACTGATGTCGTTTTCGACCTCGTTAAGAGATTCCGGATCATCTTCTATAAGAAGTCTCAAGGATTTACGCAATGAATTGAACGGATATTTCGCTGCTGCTGCGAGATCCGGATGAGATGTGGGTGGTGGATTTGGTAATAAGATTGCTAGGGATGGGGCCGACAGTGAGAGCAGTAGCGGTAAGAAGTTGTAACCATAAGTCTAACGTGTGTTTGTGAGCATATATGGGTTTCCGGAAATGGTACTATACCTGCAATATCTCCCGCTTGATATTCTCTAAAACTTTGGCCTTTATACCACCCGCTGTTATGCTTGCGAGACATGCGAGTCTAACAACAAGTTCCATTTCAGCGCCTTGAGCAATCAAGTCTTCGATCGCAGTCAATTGCTCAGAGATGTTGTAGGACGCTAGTAAATCTATTTCATGTTTAGCGTACATTCATGTCAAGCACAAACGACCGTACTTTGCTGGATTTCGAGTGACTTGTTGAACTGCTCGGTGCGTGTCATGGGTACAAGCAACTCGGAGAGTCCGGTATCTAGAACACTTACTGAATAATGGTAAGAGTTGATTTCCAAGGAATCTCACGTATGCGTAATGATTGGTGTTCGCTCTGTAATCCGCCCAGTTTTCCAACCACATCGCGTAATTGGGGTATCGTCTTAGCCTGTCTGCTGGCCTAAAAATGAAGATGAGTTTGTGAGTTTTAGGCATTGGAAAATTGTACTTTGTAATCTTCGTCTAGACGATGGGCGACTTGGTTGAGTTTCTTCCCGACGAAGGAGAAATTTAAATCGCGAAGGTCGGTAAATAAGGTATCCGTAGGGGATAAGTGGTATTTCTTCTTGCTCTCTTTGCGCAAGGTGTTTGATGTTGAAGTGGTAGGCGTCGTAGATGGTCCTGAACTGGAGGTTATCCCAGCATTCGGCGGCGGGGATATGAGGGATACCGGAAGTTCAACGTGAGCTAGTGAAAGGTTGAGGAAATTGAGGGTATGAAATCAGTTAATGCGTACAATTTCTGATACCGATGAGTTCGTCAATGAGACCCTCGTAAGTAAGCTGGGTGAGAAGAGGTGTGATCATGTCAACACGCCTATCCAGAACGACGAGAGAATCTATCTTGTCTGAAAGCCCTGATAGTGTGTCAGACGTAGAGATGGATCTGGTCTGAGGAAGGTAAGTCTCCACCAGCTTGATGAGTCTCTAAAGGAGGCAGTTGTAATGGTTTATTCTATGCGGAAAGGCAAAATGTACCGCAGCATGATCCCCTTTACCAAGCATTCTGGGAAATGTCCCAAACATCTTTTGAAGCGTGATAAGGGCCTGAGCAAAGTCATAGATTACGGTTTCGTCTCCGTCCTACGATTTTGATGAGAACCAAGGtcgtgaggaagatggaacAAATGAATACTGACAACCCAGATATCTTTGAATGCAGATTCGTACTCCATAGACACGACATCACCGGTAAGAGGGATGAGTTGAAGATTGTATGAAGAGATCGTCACGTCGCCTAATACCCCCTCTTCTTCGAGCAGGCGCGAAACAAGGGTAGATGTTCGTGGAACGAGGAGAATGGTGTAGTTATATCTCAAGGATTCCTTCGCGTGACGCTTAACATGATCTACGAAGTCAATGAACTTCCTGGAGCTTTGGAAAAAGGATTTTTTGTGCATACCAGCGATCATCTTCACATACTTGATCTTTGGACGACATAGATACACCACGTTCGGAGTAGCCAGCGACAAAGGACCGGCTTCAAGCCAAAACATTTTATCCACACCGTGATGCTAAACAATTATCAAAACCACAGCAGAATTTCACCTCGAAAAAGACGACCTTGAGAAGAGCTACATCAGTTACCAAACTAAGTGGGCCAGCCAAGTTGGGATCGAGAACGAGTGTCTTTGCGCCATTGACCTGTTGTTGTGTTTCGTGAGCGAGACACGCCTGGATTGAATCTGACAATAGAACTGACAGTGTTTAAAGCGTCTACAAGTGCCTTTTTGTTAATTTCGCGCAGGATATTGGTGTCTAGAGGCTGGTCATTGTCCGGCGTCGATTCTTCAGCTGAAGACATTGCTCAACGTTTGATTACGTTACGTCATAACCCATTATGCCTCTCTTCGATGTATCCGGCTGGTCCCTCCCAGAAGCGCCTATAGCAGAATCCCCAACGAGCTCATCCAACTCTCGAAAACGGAAACGACCAGACAGCGATGCAAGTTCTGAGAAAAAGATTCGCTCTGAAGTCAACCTCGAGAAAATTGTCAAAACATTGACTGGAAAATCAACGGCTGGCTCCAAGAAGCAGAAAACCAAGAAAACCCCCAAACAAACTTCTGTTGATGTTAGGAAGAAGAACATATCACTCCCCATGCCATTAAAAGGGACTTCGGAAAGACTTACTGAATCTGCAACCTCCCTTCCTCCAGCGAAGAAGGCCAAGACGAAACACAAGGAATCGGGGTCCCAAGAGAGCCTTGTGAAGTCCATAAAGGCGGCCGAAGACCCTCAGCCAAAAGACGGTCTCACTACCTTACAGAAAAACATGAAACAAAATTTGGAAGGAGCTCGGTTCAGGTGAGATCATATAATAAACATCCGAATTCTCCTCCGTCGCTAATAACATCCAAGGTTAATCAATGAGCTTTTATACAAGAACGATAGCATAGAAGCACAGCGTTTGATGCTTGAAGATCCTACAATGTATAATGACGTAGGTCTTGAGAATTGTTGTGCCTCCAGCCAACCATTTAGGCCTTTGATTCAGTACCATGTCGGTTTTCGTCATCAAGTCCAATCTTGGCCCACGAATCCTGTGGATCACTTCATCTCCATCTTGGCTAAATACCCAAAGAAAACAGTTATCGCTGACCTTGGATGTGGGGATGCCGCTATCGCTCGGAATCTCGTTCCAGAAGGGATGTCTGTTTTATCCTTTGACTTCAAGTCCGATAACTCGTTTGTCATTGAAACGGACATCTGCGGCAAACTTCCCCTTCCTGGGTCAGAGGGAATTGATGGACGTCCGTCCCACGGTGAAGGGCATATCGTTGATGTTGTCGTGTTCTCCTTGAGCCTTATGGGTACTAATTGGCCCAAGTCTATTCGTGAAGCATGGAGAATACTTAAACCAGAGTCTGTGACCTTTCAACTTTGCACGAACCTCTCATCAATTCTATTTTCGCAGTGGGGAACTCAGGATAGCTGAAGTTGCTAGTCGATTTTCTGATATGAACAAGTTCATTGCCTTCATATCTTCGATAGGTTTCCGTCTGATTAGCAAGGTATACGTCTCGCTAAATACACGAAAGGGCAAACCTAACACAGTGACAACTCTAGGATCAACAAAACACACATTTCACGTTATTTGAATTCAAAAAGGTCACAAGAAAGTACAGGACTGAAGAGGAATGGTCAAAGATTTTGGCACAAGTACATCTTTTGAAACCCTGCGCGTACAAAAGGCGATAATTCCATTTGTCAATTATTTCTATGGCCGAATTGTGTTGAAGAGTCGGTCGCCCTGTAATGAAGCCTGGGTCATTTACTTCTCAACGTTAAAATGCTCTACACGCACTGCATCTCCCAGTCCGGGTTTAACGATGCCTCGATCACTCAAATTAGGGTCGACAGCTGCAACCCAAATCTTCTCTCGAGTCAACTTCAAAGGGCAGTGTTTACTATTTGTTCTGAACCCACCTCGACACCGGGATATTCCTGGTTGATTTTGTCCAAACCGTCTTGGGAAGCCAGTACACAGAGGATCTTTACGTTGATAGCTGTGGACATTTGCATTGGTAATTGCAACAAGAAAATCGGGACATGATTTTCATACGTGCAAGTCCCCAATCCACGAGCATCGCTAATGCAGCGCAAGCCGTACCTCCTGTCGCGATCAAAGGATCCAAAAGATACACTATATCCACTGGGGGCTCGGCTGGAAGCTTTGAATAGTCTGTGAAATCAAGGAGTTCGGGTGCCCGTCTAAGCAATGAGTGTCAGGTACAAACATTCTACTGGTTGGAGGGAAACCTTCTCCCGAAATAATCCTATGTTCGACGTGATGAGTATCTTCATTGAATTGACGGAATAGAGTCAACCCAACCGAGATGATAGACGGGAGCATCATGCACCAGCGAGAGCTAGAGACTTGTAAGAGTTATTGTCACTAATTGACGCATGGTAGAACGCAACCAGAGCATCAGACATTCCTAATCCAGCACGAAGGATTGGAGTTAGACCTAGGAACAGGTTTTTATGGCCACAAAACATTGATAGATCAGCTTTGGTCTACCGATTCGAGGTTTAACGACAGTGCCTCTGAATTTTCCAACTGGTGATTCCTGAAGAGAGTAAGAGTTTGAGGACACGATCAAATCCTAAGAACCACGCACCCCTTCAAACGGCTTCTCCTCCAAGGATCTAGTAGCCTCTATACCTAGGAATAAACTGATCTGCTGGATCGCCTGTGGATTCGAGTGCTTGAATATGACTAAGAATTGGAGGATTTACAAGCATACCTCTCGGAAGTCCTTCGGAGAGGTCGATGCCTGTCTTAGCCGGCAAATATGCGTGTTTGCGACTGGATGTGACAATACATGAACTGGCATGGCGGATATATCCAAGAGAATAATGAATGAGTTCGTGTGGGGCAAGGAGCCATAACggataagattagattagattatcaCGTGGTTGCGATAGCGTGATTGGTTCTCAAAAATTTGCAATCGTAGCGTTTTGCGAACCACCACGCCCAGCAACGTTATTTAGTCTAGTTTTGCCAATGCTTTCCTTCACACTTCCCTTACTTCCTCATCATGGTGCAAGACGTATCCGGCCTCTCTACTGCCTCCTCCGTTACTCTGGGCTCCCCCGCATCCATCGAAAAGCTCGTACACGACCCAAAGATCACCGCCTCAACCATCATAGAATTCATTGCTTCTCGTCGtcaatcttcatcttcggTCTACATCTATGATCTTGCCGAGCAAGTCGGTTTTGGACCAGTAACGAAAGCTTGGGCCAAATCTAACCCCGGAACTGCGAACACTGTAGATTTGCAGACAAGAGCGGGAGCTGGTTTGAGTCTGGTTGGGAGGTTGTCGGAGGGCAGTAGCTCGGAAACTGCGAACGGTGCAGTATTGACCGCTTATACATCTCCACCTGGTCTGGGTTTGATGGGTCCAGCTTTATCCCATCTTCCCCCGGCAACGCCTTCCAGTCGACTGGTTATACAGGTTCCCACCGCCACGCCGACCGGAGAAACATTTGCggtctctccttctcttgcTTCTTTGGCGTCGACATATTCCCTGCTTCCGAGTAACATATCT encodes the following:
- a CDS encoding uncharacterized protein (BUSCO:EOG09263YBT), with translation MPLFDVSGWSLPEAPIAESPTSSSNSRKRKRPDSDASSEKKIRSEVNLEKIVKTLTGKSTAGSKKQKTKKTPKQTSVDVRKKNISLPMPLKGTSERLTESATSLPPAKKAKTKHKESGSQESLVKSIKAAEDPQPKDGLTTLQKNMKQNLEGARFRLINELLYKNDSIEAQRLMLEDPTMYNDYHVGFRHQVQSWPTNPVDHFISILAKYPKKTVIADLGCGDAAIARNLVPEGMSVLSFDFKSDNSFVIETDICGKLPLPGSEGIDGRPSHGEGHIVDVVVFSLSLMGTNWPKSIREAWRILKPDGELRIAEVASRFSDMNKFIAFISSIGFRLISKDQQNTHFTLFEFKKVTRKYRTEEEWSKILAQVHLLKPCAYKRR
- a CDS encoding uncharacterized protein (BUSCO:EOG09261LV7), translating into MSSAEESTPDNDQPLDTNILREINKKALVDALNTVNGAKTLVLDPNLAGPLSLVTDVALLKHHGVDKMFWLEAGPLSLATPNVVYLCRPKIKYVKMIADHVKRHAKESLRYNYTILLVPRTSTLVSRLLEEEGVLGDVTISSYNLQLIPLTGDVVSMEYESAFKDIWVDGDETVIYDFAQALITLQKMFGTFPRMLGKGDHAARLIKLVETYLPQTRSISTSDTLSGLSDKIDSLVVLDRRVDMITPLLTQLTYEGLIDELIGIRNSHVELPVSLISPPPNAGITSSSGPSTTPTTSTSNTLRKESKKKYHLSPTDTLFTDLRDLNFSFVGKKLNQVAHRLDEDYKASRQAKTIPQLRDVVGKLGGLQSEHQSLRIHTGLSELLVPMTRTEQFNKSLEIQQNLLASYNISEQLTAIEDLIAQGAEMELVVRLACLASITAGGIKAKVLENIKREILQTYGYNFLPLLLSLSAPSLAILLPNPPPTSHPDLAAAAKYPFNSLRKSLRLLIEDDPESLNEVENDISYVYSGWAPISIRLVQCVAQKGGVLSNPAETGNQADGKGGRGEKVQAHPIIGWKGFEDILALIPGRTVDVDMNVASAGGLISRPAGKTTTTVVCFLGGCTYTEIAALRWVSKQNKGRRFLIVTTGIVNGLSIIDGISGVQKSVTSKDAGL
- a CDS encoding uncharacterized protein (BUSCO:EOG09261LV7) — protein: MFWLEAGPLSLATPNVVYLCRPKIKYVKMIADHVKRHAKESLRYNYTILLVPRTSTLVSRLLEEEGVLGDVTISSYNLQLIPLTGDVVSMEYESAFKDIWVDGDETVIYDFAQALITLQKMFGTFPRMLGKGDHAARLIKLVETYLPQTRSISTSDTLSGLSDKIDSLVVLDRRVDMITPLLTQLTYEGLIDELIGIRNSHVELPVSLISPPPNAGITSSSGPSTTPTTSTSNTLRKESKKKYHLSPTDTLFTDLRDLNFSFVGKKLNQVAHRLDEDYKASRQAKTIPQLRDVVGKLGGLQSEHQSLRIHTGLSELLVPMTRTEQFNKSLEIQQNLLASYNISEQLTAIEDLIAQGAEMELVVRLACLASITAGGIKAKVLENIKREILQTYGYNFLPLLLSLSAPSLAILLPNPPPTSHPDLAAAAKYPFNSLRKSLRLLIEDDPESLNEVENDISYVYSGWAPISIRLVQCVAQKGGVLSNPAETGNQADGKGGRGEKVQAHPIIGWKGFEDILALIPGRTVDVDMNVASAGGLISRPAGKTTTTVVCFLGGCTYTEIAALRWVSKQNKGRRFLIVTTGIVNGLSIIDGISGVQKSVTSKDAGL